The Tumebacillus amylolyticus genome window below encodes:
- a CDS encoding ABC transporter transmembrane domain-containing protein: protein MGLFRKTIQHFKPYKGQILLTFLCAVVAGAVATLPPILTGKLVDEVLPMHLTTAMYGLVVAVLGSFFLKVMFESLQEYIQVRIGLDVISDMQMRAFRKLHRAPMSMFATTPRGDILYRLTHDVEAIQQLNSTVIPRFVQQLLGAVAAFAAVIALFWPVAVLMLAVFAIYLWPSFKLGKKVRGLSAKQRDMLAELYSHAQESIESIKLVRTLHLEDREYQHQNDGLDAWKKFAIRAALISKVNWRLGNALQIIVPGLVMLLGGYAVWRGEITAGTLVSCIGFIPAMFMPIRSLAENALTIQQAIPALHRLYEYFDLPEEQPVGLPKFDTVNGKIEMEDIWFRYPGTEDPVLRGITLAIESGQHIGLVGASGGGKSTLIQILLGLYTPEQGRVSVDGCDLNEYDRNSFRLQVGVVSQETFLLNETLRKNLLYSKPNATQAELDRAVEAAGLSDFVDGLSEGYETVVGERGLKLSGGQKQRVAMARAILRHPQVLIFDEATSSLDGETEERVQAALEELIPGRTTITIAHRLVTVRNCDRIFVLVGGQVAESGTHEELLALQGEYHQLYMAQYSELERGEVV from the coding sequence GTGGGTCTGTTTCGCAAAACAATTCAACACTTCAAGCCGTACAAAGGGCAAATCCTGCTGACGTTCCTGTGTGCCGTCGTCGCCGGTGCTGTCGCGACGTTGCCGCCGATCTTGACCGGGAAACTGGTTGACGAAGTGTTGCCGATGCATCTGACGACCGCGATGTATGGGTTGGTGGTCGCGGTGCTGGGTTCGTTTTTCCTGAAGGTGATGTTCGAATCCCTGCAGGAGTACATCCAAGTACGGATCGGTCTCGACGTCATTTCCGACATGCAGATGCGTGCCTTTCGCAAGTTGCATCGCGCTCCGATGTCGATGTTTGCCACGACACCGCGCGGGGACATCTTGTACCGCCTGACGCACGACGTTGAAGCCATTCAACAACTGAACTCGACGGTTATCCCTCGCTTCGTCCAACAATTGCTCGGCGCCGTCGCGGCGTTTGCAGCGGTCATCGCGCTGTTCTGGCCGGTGGCGGTGCTCATGCTTGCCGTGTTCGCCATCTACCTGTGGCCTTCATTCAAATTAGGAAAAAAAGTCCGGGGCCTGAGCGCCAAACAACGCGATATGCTTGCGGAGCTGTACAGCCATGCGCAAGAGAGCATCGAGTCGATCAAACTCGTGCGCACGCTGCACTTGGAAGACCGTGAATACCAACACCAAAACGACGGTCTCGACGCTTGGAAAAAGTTCGCGATCCGCGCGGCTCTGATTTCCAAAGTCAACTGGCGGTTGGGGAATGCGTTGCAAATCATCGTGCCGGGTCTCGTCATGTTGCTGGGCGGCTATGCGGTCTGGCGCGGAGAGATCACAGCCGGTACGCTGGTGTCCTGCATCGGCTTCATCCCGGCGATGTTCATGCCGATCCGCTCCCTGGCAGAAAACGCCTTGACGATCCAACAAGCGATTCCCGCGTTGCACCGCTTGTACGAATACTTTGATCTGCCCGAAGAACAGCCGGTTGGACTGCCGAAGTTCGATACGGTGAACGGCAAGATCGAGATGGAAGACATCTGGTTCCGCTATCCGGGAACGGAAGACCCTGTCTTGCGCGGGATCACATTGGCGATCGAATCCGGTCAGCACATCGGTCTCGTCGGAGCGAGCGGCGGCGGCAAGTCGACGTTGATCCAGATCTTGCTCGGCCTCTATACGCCGGAGCAGGGACGTGTCTCCGTAGACGGGTGCGATTTAAATGAGTACGACCGCAATTCGTTCCGCTTGCAAGTGGGTGTCGTTTCTCAGGAGACATTTTTGCTAAACGAAACTTTGCGCAAAAACTTGCTCTACAGCAAACCGAACGCCACGCAAGCCGAACTCGACCGCGCCGTCGAGGCAGCCGGTCTGTCAGACTTCGTGGATGGACTTTCAGAAGGCTATGAAACGGTTGTCGGGGAGCGCGGACTGAAACTGTCCGGCGGGCAAAAGCAACGCGTCGCGATGGCACGGGCGATTCTGCGCCATCCGCAAGTCTTGATCTTCGACGAAGCCACCTCTTCCCTGGACGGTGAGACCGAAGAACGCGTGCAAGCCGCACTGGAAGAGTTGATTCCCGGTCGCACCACGATCACGATCGCGCACCGTCTCGTCACCGTTCGCAACTGCGACCGCATCTTCGTGCTCGTCGGCGGGCAAGTTGCCGAATCCGGCACGCATGAGGAATTGCTGGCTCTGCAAGGGGAGTACCACCAACTCTACATGGCACAGTACAGCGAACTGGAGAGGGGGGAAGTCGTATGA
- the cyoE gene encoding heme o synthase, with amino-acid sequence MEQMAQVASTKSQRSNPVMEPGPLSETGTWRDFVSVTKVGITVANLMTVFAGLWLSSTAQANGTLILWTLLGTALVIMSGTCLNNYIDRDLDRYMERTAKRALAKGRLNPTTVMWMGIGMALVGSAILTFLVNPLTAVIGLIGLFDYVVVYTMWLKRTSTLSTIGGAISGAVPIVMGWTAYSNNLDMGALTLFLIMFMWQMPHTLALSIRRSQDYGKAGIPVLPVVKGFEVTKRHMLRYVAAMIPTSILVFEFTHADLGYLVTMMVIGLIWLVHTFVGFFAQDTIRWARQSFVISLIYLTSMSIVFIVETSLL; translated from the coding sequence ATGGAACAGATGGCACAAGTTGCAAGCACTAAGTCTCAACGTTCGAATCCGGTTATGGAACCGGGTCCGCTCTCGGAGACGGGAACGTGGCGTGACTTCGTCTCCGTGACGAAGGTCGGCATCACCGTGGCCAACCTTATGACGGTGTTTGCAGGTCTCTGGCTGTCCTCGACCGCACAAGCGAACGGGACTTTGATTCTCTGGACTTTGCTTGGCACGGCGCTGGTCATTATGTCCGGCACCTGCCTCAACAACTATATCGACCGTGATCTTGACCGTTACATGGAGCGTACCGCAAAACGTGCGCTCGCCAAAGGCCGCCTGAACCCGACCACTGTGATGTGGATGGGGATCGGGATGGCTCTGGTCGGCAGCGCGATCCTGACGTTCCTCGTCAATCCGCTGACCGCTGTCATCGGCCTGATCGGTCTCTTCGACTACGTGGTGGTCTACACCATGTGGCTGAAGCGCACGTCGACTCTTTCCACCATCGGCGGTGCGATTTCCGGCGCTGTGCCGATTGTCATGGGCTGGACGGCGTATTCCAACAACCTCGACATGGGGGCGTTGACGCTTTTCCTGATCATGTTCATGTGGCAAATGCCCCACACCTTGGCGCTCTCGATCCGTCGTTCGCAAGACTACGGAAAAGCGGGCATCCCGGTTCTGCCGGTCGTCAAGGGCTTTGAAGTGACCAAGCGCCATATGTTGCGCTACGTTGCCGCGATGATTCCTACCTCCATTCTCGTGTTTGAATTCACACACGCAGACTTGGGGTATCTCGTGACGATGATGGTAATCGGCCTGATCTGGCTGGTCCATACCTTCGTTGGTTTCTTCGCACAAGACACGATCCGTTGGGCTCGACAATCGTTCGTGATTTCGTTGATCTACTTGACTTCGATGAGCATCGTGTTCATCGTCGAAACATCTTTGCTGTAA
- a CDS encoding phosphatase PAP2 family protein, producing MKTCGWVRKLELYEVIGILVSLLCVIGFFALGDEIDAKQGEPGWHWVPLSWIWAIYRDFIPKALGYALLGLGLLGWFRESRREKSSWKVAWKPGLKWGVGQTLRVARFGLPFCVLLIIYRALDFYIPLFSPIDRDGWLLHIDAWMFGVQPSIWLEPLIRPWLTDYLSFVYMIWFPMIFFTLLLMMLKSRQAVSGYVAAALFAFYVGYVSYTIVPAIGPLYSLADTYTTSLSGGGITEMQRAVVTSQQDMNISRDCFPSLHTAISCVMLYFVWTYRRKWMWLYGPLVVSILISTVYLRYHYVIDVIAGIGLATLTCWLGRRGTAWWQERFHEPATLPLRQTGTEVAS from the coding sequence ATGAAGACTTGTGGTTGGGTACGGAAACTGGAATTGTATGAGGTGATCGGGATTCTCGTCTCCTTGCTGTGCGTGATCGGGTTCTTCGCGCTCGGGGACGAGATCGACGCCAAGCAGGGGGAACCGGGCTGGCACTGGGTTCCGCTGTCGTGGATTTGGGCGATCTACCGCGACTTCATCCCGAAAGCGTTGGGGTACGCACTGCTGGGTCTCGGTTTGCTCGGCTGGTTCCGTGAATCCCGTCGTGAAAAAAGTTCCTGGAAAGTCGCCTGGAAGCCCGGTTTGAAATGGGGCGTCGGGCAAACGCTGCGCGTCGCACGCTTTGGCTTGCCGTTCTGCGTGTTGCTGATCATCTACCGGGCGCTCGATTTTTACATCCCGTTGTTCTCCCCGATTGATCGCGACGGCTGGTTGTTGCATATCGACGCGTGGATGTTCGGCGTGCAACCGTCGATCTGGTTGGAGCCGCTGATTCGCCCGTGGCTGACCGATTACCTGAGCTTCGTGTACATGATCTGGTTCCCGATGATTTTTTTCACCTTGCTTCTGATGATGCTCAAGTCGCGGCAAGCGGTCAGCGGGTACGTGGCGGCGGCGCTTTTTGCTTTTTATGTGGGGTATGTGAGCTATACGATCGTGCCGGCGATCGGCCCGCTGTATTCGCTGGCCGACACGTACACCACCTCGCTTTCCGGCGGGGGAATTACGGAGATGCAACGAGCGGTGGTGACCTCGCAACAGGATATGAACATCTCCCGCGACTGCTTCCCGTCGTTGCATACCGCGATCTCGTGCGTCATGTTGTACTTCGTATGGACGTACCGCCGCAAGTGGATGTGGCTCTACGGGCCGTTGGTCGTTTCGATTCTGATCTCGACGGTGTATCTGCGCTATCACTATGTCATCGACGTCATCGCGGGCATCGGACTTGCGACGCTTACCTGCTGGCTGGGGCGTCGAGGCACCGCTTGGTGGCAAGAGCGGTTCCACGAACCGGCGACTCTCCCGCTCCGACAGACGGGGACAGAAGTCGCTTCTTGA
- a CDS encoding ABC transporter ATP-binding protein has translation MTQPKVSDGRRVLQLLRPVKKWVIADSIVILLSQSSGELLPALAQSWLLDKILPHNATGLLWGLAGLLVFAAIFDLTMMVIDEYFCHQVAKTVTMTQKLRLFRHLQLLPFRFYHENRTGELLARVNDDPDTLHNFLAWEGSTLMASVQGSILYYAVLAFINPWLAVVALGLGVLFYWTSNKLGDRTRLASADARREASRYLERLRESVTGIHLSRVLGVAEAEIESVAEIRKSFIRESRRELKARLQAFVVIGSYNGIALAVVYGLSAALIWNDKLSTGEMLAASSLVAIAANQLQRMLRNWLSVRRTGPALDRSDLLLSEATSPAETERGATPAQVQGELHIENLAFGYPGKADRVLHDISFHVSPGEAVALVGPSGSGKSTMVDLLLRLYEPEQGSIQLDGRSLHELDARWLRNQVAVVSQEVQLRNGSLAENLRLGNPDATDADLLAAIRDAGLQEFYDALPNGLNSSVGERGNLLSGGQKQRLSLARALVRNAPILVLDEASSALDPITEHLVNEAIAARRTKQTVLVITHRLSTVLSADRIIVLENGRVVEGGLHEDLLQQNGVYARLFKREAEIGESMFAS, from the coding sequence ATGACACAACCCAAAGTAAGCGACGGACGCCGCGTTCTGCAACTGCTCCGTCCGGTCAAAAAATGGGTCATCGCCGACTCCATCGTCATCCTCTTGAGTCAGTCGTCCGGTGAACTGCTCCCGGCTCTGGCCCAGAGTTGGTTGCTCGACAAGATCTTGCCGCACAACGCAACGGGCCTGCTCTGGGGCTTGGCAGGGTTGCTGGTGTTCGCTGCGATCTTCGACCTGACGATGATGGTCATCGACGAATACTTCTGCCACCAAGTGGCGAAGACCGTCACGATGACGCAAAAACTCCGACTGTTCCGCCATCTGCAGCTCTTGCCGTTCCGCTTCTACCATGAGAACCGCACGGGGGAACTGCTCGCCCGTGTCAACGACGACCCCGACACCCTGCACAATTTCCTCGCGTGGGAAGGCTCTACGCTGATGGCCTCTGTGCAAGGCTCGATCCTCTACTACGCGGTCTTGGCGTTTATCAACCCGTGGCTGGCCGTTGTTGCACTGGGGCTTGGTGTCCTGTTCTACTGGACATCCAACAAGCTCGGAGACCGCACCCGCCTCGCTTCGGCAGACGCACGCCGAGAAGCGTCGCGCTACTTGGAACGTTTGCGCGAATCTGTAACCGGCATCCATCTCTCGCGGGTGCTGGGCGTTGCAGAAGCGGAAATCGAAAGTGTCGCCGAAATTCGCAAGTCGTTCATTCGCGAGAGCCGTCGTGAACTAAAAGCGCGCCTGCAAGCGTTCGTCGTCATCGGTTCGTACAACGGCATCGCACTTGCCGTCGTCTACGGCCTCAGCGCCGCGTTGATCTGGAACGACAAGCTCTCCACCGGGGAGATGCTCGCCGCGTCCTCGTTGGTCGCCATTGCCGCGAACCAACTGCAGCGAATGTTGCGCAACTGGCTCTCCGTTCGTCGCACGGGACCGGCACTCGACCGCTCTGACCTGTTGCTTTCCGAAGCGACCTCTCCGGCGGAGACGGAGCGCGGTGCAACGCCTGCCCAAGTCCAAGGCGAACTGCACATCGAAAACCTCGCATTCGGCTATCCGGGCAAGGCGGACCGTGTTCTGCACGACATTTCGTTCCACGTCTCGCCGGGGGAAGCGGTCGCACTGGTCGGCCCTTCCGGATCGGGCAAATCGACGATGGTCGACTTGCTCCTGCGTCTCTACGAACCGGAGCAGGGCTCGATCCAACTCGACGGTCGCTCTCTGCACGAACTTGACGCTCGCTGGCTGCGAAACCAAGTCGCCGTCGTCTCCCAAGAAGTCCAACTGCGCAACGGCTCTCTGGCAGAAAACTTGCGCCTCGGCAACCCGGATGCGACAGACGCAGACCTGTTAGCCGCCATCCGCGACGCCGGGCTTCAAGAATTCTACGACGCCCTGCCAAACGGCCTGAATTCCTCCGTCGGGGAACGGGGCAACTTGCTCTCGGGCGGACAAAAACAACGCCTCTCGCTGGCCCGCGCCCTCGTGCGCAACGCGCCGATCCTCGTCCTCGATGAAGCGAGTTCAGCGCTGGACCCCATTACCGAACATCTCGTCAACGAGGCGATCGCCGCACGACGCACCAAGCAAACCGTGCTGGTCATCACGCATCGACTCTCCACGGTGCTCTCCGCCGACCGCATCATCGTATTGGAGAACGGACGCGTCGTAGAAGGCGGTCTCCATGAAGACCTGTTGCAACAGAACGGCGTCTACGCCCGCCTCTTCAAACGCGAAGCCGAAATCGGGGAGAGCATGTTCGCCTCCTGA
- a CDS encoding COX15/CtaA family protein produces the protein MGYRLPLVTTIVTFLMMILGAVVVGTQAGFACPDWPLCHGQIIPPFDDPLVMVEWFHRTTSALGGLLIMVTAFQAWRYRKQNRVYLKFAIATVVCLALQALAGAAIVVFKLPGYMTTIDVTNGMFLVSIFAALTALEFRNREVVEKCAAEETDARQASMFTPAALMVGVTVLQVIVGGLFRHTGASEALFGRNDYIKNHFQDYMPSATFANAFLMFHIMITVLVVAATVWVVAQALRNKMFVRSAIVLVVIVLMQMLLGFVTLGTELALSPATSHLGGAALTMVVGVYIGARAHFAKTVKTVNSKKEAGQQVGNPVVVGSN, from the coding sequence CCTGATTGGCCGCTCTGTCACGGTCAGATCATTCCTCCGTTTGATGACCCGCTTGTGATGGTCGAATGGTTCCATCGAACCACAAGTGCGTTGGGCGGACTTCTGATCATGGTGACGGCCTTCCAAGCTTGGCGCTACCGCAAACAAAATCGCGTCTATCTCAAGTTCGCGATTGCGACGGTAGTCTGCCTCGCTTTGCAAGCCCTGGCTGGTGCGGCGATCGTGGTGTTTAAGCTTCCGGGCTACATGACCACGATTGACGTGACCAACGGGATGTTCCTGGTTAGCATCTTCGCAGCGTTGACCGCTCTGGAATTCCGCAACCGCGAGGTTGTGGAGAAGTGTGCCGCGGAGGAAACGGATGCGCGTCAAGCGTCGATGTTCACTCCGGCCGCGCTGATGGTCGGCGTCACGGTTCTGCAAGTCATCGTAGGCGGTTTGTTCCGCCACACCGGCGCTTCGGAAGCGCTGTTTGGACGCAATGACTACATTAAGAACCACTTCCAAGACTACATGCCGTCCGCGACCTTCGCGAACGCATTCCTGATGTTTCACATCATGATTACGGTCTTGGTTGTTGCCGCCACCGTCTGGGTGGTTGCGCAAGCGCTGCGAAACAAGATGTTCGTTCGCTCGGCGATTGTGCTTGTGGTGATCGTCCTCATGCAGATGTTGCTTGGATTCGTGACCCTGGGCACGGAATTGGCCCTGTCTCCTGCGACGTCTCACTTGGGAGGCGCCGCGCTGACGATGGTAGTTGGTGTGTACATTGGAGCACGAGCTCACTTTGCCAAAACGGTGAAAACCGTGAACAGCAAAAAGGAAGCCGGCCAGCAGGTCGGCAACCCCGTTGTCGTCGGATCGAACTAA